CACGTGGGGAACTTACACAATATAAGTcagatggttttaatgttatggctgatcagtgtatacTCCCACATACGTACTAGCGGGAGGTTGTATGTAGTTACATGCTTTTTTTATTCATGGTTTTTCCAGAATTGTTGTAACAGTTTTACATAGACAGTTTCTCTTGTatttaaacaaaaatgtaattgcGCCAAAACCGCAAGTGaacacagtacaatacatgtgaaaGGATTTTTAAAAAACCCTGTCAATATGTAAAGGAAaccaaaaaaaatgcagaaaacggggcatgctgcagattttcccatCTATAGTATTCTTACACCATTGGCAATGCATTACATGAAATCGGCAGACATCTGTATTTTTGTGTTACCTACCACCTTTGCTAAGAATTTCTGTAGATGGGTGTGTAGACGCTACATAGCAAACGTATTAGACATACTAAAGTGAAAATAGGGACTAGATCACAAGGCTTAAACATACTTTGAAGCTGTACAATACCTTAGAAAAGCTGGGATCTCTATGAAGTTCACAACTATTTACATCTGTGGTCGGCTTCTTACACTGTGTTCGTCCAATATCCACATCCAAACGGAAATTTATCCCGGATACAAGCTTTTagggatgaaaaaaaacaaagtgcCGTTTACAAGACTAGCCAGATGTGGTTACTAACATCCTTACTATTACAGAGTAGTTGGTGTTTGTGATTTAACCTCTTAGCGCCATTTTCATAAATGTACAGTGGACGTCGCAATCTAGTTAGTGCCAATCTTCATAAATGTATGGCCCCGTGTGGGGATGGTGCAGGAACAGGAGCTATGCCTGTACATcccgcagcgggtgtcagctgtctaTTTCAGCTGACACTGCTGCAACAGAAGGGATCGGCGAGAACTCGATCCCTGCCAATCAGATGCCCCGGTCATAAGCAAATATGGCATCTAAGTGGTGAGACCGTATTAGGGCGTTTGTTGAGCCAATCAGTACATAGGCTAAAAAGTTGttttgtcctcaaggccaaaattggcagtGTACCTAAGGGGTCAACCCCAATTTCACCATTAGGAGGGAAATTGTTAGGCACATGaggttatgaattttgaacctccatgtgcctcacattaatagtaaataaccccatcatgtacctcacacctaAACCAAACGTTACCCATTATaactgtgaggtacatgatggggttatttactattaatgagaggcacatggaggttcaaaattgataAAACCTCaattgcctcacatcagaaaatcgcCGTAAGCGTATGGACCCCCAGAATAAAAATAGCACGTCAATTACACCATGCGAtacgctgtaaaaactaaaacccaaaaaacagctAAATTTACGTCTTCTTTCAAGTCCCCCTCCCCCAAACTTTTtgaatacattatacatacacccAATATcgtcattaaaaaatacaactcctcccgcaaaaaaaacaactaaccCTTATGCAGCCAAGTTGACCCAATAATGTAAAAGTTACCGCTCAAggcccttaaagggattttcccatcttgaacatttatggcatatccacagaagtaggacccacatctatctcaaGATTGGTGACCCAACCCCCCTCCTACCTAGTCCCGCTGCTCGGCGGCCACTGACTGACGAGGTGATCGGAAGCACAGAACAGCCAAGCTTCCGTGCTACACGGTTTCtgaaactcccattcacttctatggaagttacgaaaacagcatagctcaactCGTTAGAGAGTGGCTGGAAAACAGCAGGAGGATGGGGGTCAGGGCGCACCTTTCTAAGAAAAGAAAGGTGCAGGTCCCagggggactcgcatctatcagcCATTataggcatatcctgtggatatgccataaacatccatgatgggaaaacccctttaggtcgGGATTcttatttttcgctacatttttccctggcatttttaattgcatttttttgaGCTGCAGGATGCTACTATGGTCAAATATAAAACACACTATAGACTGATTTGCGATGTTTTTGTGATCAGTGGCATTTTTTCAAAAAACGCAtgtaaataattttgttttttacatgtgtttttttaatgcagttaagTAAAAAACGCATAGTATGTGAAGACGCctaagggggtaaaaaaaaaaaaaaacaaaactgttccCTGGTTGTGAGCACTGGTTTAAAACATGCACAATATGGTAATTATGGCTGATTAGCTCCATGTAGATGCATCCACGATGGTCTGACCTCAGGGACCACGCTGATCCTGAAAAGGATTCTGGTTTAGCACTACGGAGCtgcctgttaaagaggctctgtcaccagattttgcaacccccatctgctattgcagcagatcggcgctgcaatgtagattacttaACGAATTTCAGTAACAAATTTCAATTGTCAATTTTTTTGGTCCCGATCCACAGGAATGTCCCAGTCACCATTTTGTCTTGCTTGCAGAGTATAGAGTTATGTCCGATCCTTTAGCTTCTTTGCCTTGGTTTCTACCTTTTTCTCTGCTATTTTTTACTTgctaccattgaactgtgtactgcaGCTTTGGCCGATTTCTCGGCAATTCGGGCAGCAATTACAGATGttgatgccctctgtagatagtgaaacaGTTGCCCCTGTAGATGTGCCAAACAGTGCCGTCCCCCTCGTCCGACCAGAATCCCTGGTCAGGGATTCCACCTCTGGAGGAGCTTCTGGTGTCACTATGCATACATGGACCGTGAAGtaaggggctccctctaagagcgaatcccctgccacagcgtcggcaacgctctggctggggattccactgtccatatatggatagtgacgccaggggctcctccaggagcggagtcCCCATCCAAAGCGTtggcagggctctggctggggttCAGGAGggccccctgatgtcactgtatgctttgtgaacatagccaaaggaTAGTGGCCCCAGAGGTCGGCAACACTatctggacaaaagtattgggacacctaaagTAGCTTTTATGCcatcctattctaaatccatagccATTATTATGAAGCTTGTCtctctttgcagctaaaacagcttccacttttctgggaaggcGTTCTAAAAGATTTTGGAGCGTGTCTTTTGTCCAATTATCGTGAAGAGAAATTGTGAGGTCGGATACTGGTGTTGAATGAGAGGGCCTGGCACGCAGtccccattctagttcatcccaaaaggtgtttgatgtcagggctcggtgcgggccagtcaagttctcccACACCCAACCAtggctttatggaccttgcttttgtAAGCGGCGGTACAATCAGGCTGAAACAGAAAATGGCCTAACAACccggactataaatctattacattatttaacccgcacggtgaacgccatagagtAAAATGCAAGAATCGCTGCTTTCTGTTCTTCCTGCCTTGGATAAAATGAAATAAGCGatcaaaaaatcatatgtaccccaaaatggtactattaaaaagaTGTTATGGCTGTTGTATGGTGAAAGTGCGGTAATCGTAAGGACCCACAGAATACActtatattatttataccacacagtaaacagcgtaaatttaagacTCAAGAAAGAATGGCGAAATTTGTTCCCATTAACCCTGAAAAAAGTTAATGTTCATTACGGTAATAATTTATACCCCAATAACTTGCACCCCAAAACggtcgcattaaaaaaaaaaatacaacatatcCCACACACCCAAAAAAAGCCCCAACATGGCTATGTCGaaggaaaaatgtaaaattatggcttttgaaaggcgacgatcaaaaaaatgtaaagaaatcgCTCCGTCATtatggcccaaaataggctggtcacgaaAGGGTTAAAATCTGCCCACGAGGATGAGCAATAAAGGCAACAGATGGCAGCACACCAAATCCAGCCATGGAATGTTCTCCACTGGTCAGCAAGTATTCTGCCAATCACGGGGGTAAATCCATCAGCTAGCTATTATATACCTTCATATCCAGGGATAGATAACCAAACCACGATCCGGTCacactcaactctgctacatcacacaTAGCTATACACACTGGCATCTGTACGTGTGTAGCTGCTGAGGAAAGGACCAAACATTACTGTTCAATACAGAGATAATGGTTCCCACACTGACCTGCTTCTCTGCCCGGTTCACCTTCACCGCCCGGGCCGCGAACATATCATTGCTGCCCTTGTTGTACTCGTATAACGCAAACGCCAGAGCCCGTTTAACGCCACTTGAATTTGGATCCGCTTTTTCCCAACCACCGAGCATTGGGCCTGCCTGTGTGACCGCAGACAAACAGGCGAGAACGGCCACTACAATAAACAAGCGCGCCATGACTAACTAGGGGAACACAGGGAGCTTGTGTACACCGGGAGGGGGCTCTCACTGGAATGCAGGCGCCATGTTTAATGTG
This genomic stretch from Rhinoderma darwinii isolate aRhiDar2 chromosome 4, aRhiDar2.hap1, whole genome shotgun sequence harbors:
- the LOC142759705 gene encoding cystatin-like; the protein is MARLFIVVAVLACLSAVTQAGPMLGGWEKADPNSSGVKRALAFALYEYNKGSNDMFAARAVKVNRAEKQLVSGINFRLDVDIGRTQCKKPTTDVNSCELHRDPSFSKISTCRFEVFTVPWGSINEIKKSECN